A single region of the Stigmatella aurantiaca genome encodes:
- a CDS encoding lyase → MRRFLSSLVLSSLLGCGGELTSGELPSEGTSDAALAAPVLASPPQATVDLAIAAPLGWFGVNASGERYCSNCNGQSILLAIASFTGNTGADARLLQQIRYVIGNNRDPFGNGGYMAQHERMMTGMFAIAKRTPRVWNLLTAAEKTKVDLIMKATLVGSAYTTSDTSYLNGAVPTGIDGDTNLNRGWNPNYQEGMVGAMLVSTLYLGGRTATDTFLNGYQHAAFVSQLNAAGLTHLAAVFNTNVSNPASGAPSATKIQNAIKNYRYKGLALDQLFDIYVLLANNTFSTPVDCGLNNGAGVLLSTGERSGYLTAGCAELPNKGKVGQLKEFRSNDANGERSATFYAYDGFKPDLINHAVLMAYGAMPAGTPTTAVVNRIAVGATDLFFKVGKGYRNYAKGKDYGLYQLPASGIGNGFEFNRPLWEKVIAPAHGL, encoded by the coding sequence ATGCGCCGCTTTCTGTCTTCGCTCGTCCTCTCCTCGCTCCTCGGCTGCGGGGGTGAACTCACCTCCGGGGAGCTTCCGTCCGAGGGCACCTCGGACGCCGCCCTCGCGGCCCCCGTGCTCGCCAGCCCTCCGCAGGCCACGGTGGACCTGGCCATCGCCGCGCCCCTGGGCTGGTTCGGCGTCAACGCCTCCGGCGAGCGCTACTGCTCCAACTGCAACGGCCAGTCCATCCTCCTCGCCATCGCGTCCTTCACGGGAAACACGGGCGCGGACGCGCGGCTGCTCCAGCAGATCCGCTACGTCATCGGCAACAACCGCGACCCGTTCGGCAACGGCGGCTACATGGCCCAGCACGAGCGGATGATGACGGGCATGTTCGCCATCGCCAAGCGCACCCCGCGCGTCTGGAACCTGCTCACCGCCGCCGAGAAGACGAAGGTGGACCTCATCATGAAGGCCACGCTGGTGGGCTCGGCCTACACCACCTCCGACACCAGCTACCTGAACGGTGCCGTGCCCACCGGCATCGATGGCGACACCAACCTCAACCGCGGCTGGAACCCCAACTACCAGGAGGGCATGGTGGGCGCGATGCTCGTCTCCACGCTCTACCTGGGAGGCCGCACCGCCACCGACACGTTCCTCAATGGCTATCAGCACGCCGCGTTCGTCTCCCAGCTCAACGCCGCGGGCCTCACCCACCTGGCCGCCGTGTTCAACACGAACGTGAGCAACCCGGCCTCCGGCGCCCCCAGCGCCACGAAGATCCAGAACGCCATCAAGAACTACCGCTACAAGGGGCTCGCGCTCGACCAGCTCTTCGACATCTACGTGCTCCTGGCCAACAACACCTTCAGCACCCCCGTCGACTGCGGCCTCAACAATGGCGCCGGCGTGCTCCTGAGCACGGGCGAGCGCTCCGGCTACCTCACCGCCGGCTGCGCGGAGCTGCCCAACAAGGGCAAGGTGGGCCAGCTCAAGGAGTTCCGCTCCAACGACGCCAACGGCGAGCGCAGCGCCACCTTCTATGCCTATGACGGCTTCAAGCCGGACCTCATCAACCACGCGGTGCTCATGGCCTACGGCGCCATGCCCGCGGGCACCCCCACCACCGCGGTGGTGAACCGCATCGCCGTGGGCGCCACGGACCTGTTCTTCAAGGTGGGCAAGGGCTACCGCAACTACGCCAAGGGCAAGGACTACGGGCTCTACCAGCTCCCGGCCAGCGGCATCGGCAACGGCTTCGAGTTCAACCGTCCGCTCTGGGAGAAGGTCATCGCCCCGGCCCACGGGCTCTGA
- a CDS encoding dipeptide epimerase, with protein MHPTLITALAFEPLDLPLTEPFAIATGAQHVAHNVLVRLTLADGTTGLGEAAPFPAVSGETQAGTLAALESVREPLLGKDVRAWRPLSALLAEALPKAPAALCALETALLDALARHHRVPLWVFFGGAGTALDIDMTVTAGDRAHAIASARAILARGITTLKVKVGAGDPGQDVERLAAIREVAPQARLFADANGGYTVAQARAFLAGLERAQVPLSLFEQPVPPGDFEGLASLAHGSRIPICADESARSAADVLRLVRERAAHGINLKTMKCGVVESLTMWNLARAAGLELMIGGMVESVLSMSLSAHFAAGLGGFHYADLDTPLFIAQHPFRGGYQQEASRVSIASAAAGHGVELA; from the coding sequence ATGCACCCCACGCTCATCACCGCGCTGGCCTTCGAGCCACTGGACCTGCCCCTCACCGAGCCCTTCGCCATCGCCACCGGCGCCCAGCACGTGGCCCACAACGTGCTCGTGCGCCTCACCCTCGCCGATGGCACCACCGGCCTGGGCGAGGCCGCCCCCTTCCCCGCCGTGAGCGGCGAGACGCAGGCGGGCACCCTCGCCGCGCTCGAGTCCGTGCGCGAGCCCCTGCTCGGGAAGGACGTGCGCGCCTGGCGCCCCCTGTCCGCGCTGCTCGCCGAGGCGCTCCCGAAGGCGCCCGCGGCCCTCTGCGCCCTGGAGACGGCGCTGCTCGATGCCCTGGCCCGCCACCACCGCGTGCCCCTGTGGGTGTTCTTCGGCGGGGCCGGCACCGCGCTGGACATCGACATGACGGTGACGGCCGGGGACCGCGCCCACGCCATCGCCTCCGCCCGGGCCATCCTCGCCCGCGGCATCACCACCCTGAAGGTGAAGGTCGGCGCGGGCGACCCCGGGCAGGACGTGGAGCGGCTCGCCGCCATCCGCGAGGTGGCCCCCCAGGCGCGCCTCTTCGCCGACGCCAACGGCGGCTACACCGTGGCCCAGGCGCGCGCCTTCCTCGCGGGGCTGGAGCGGGCCCAGGTGCCCCTGTCCCTCTTCGAGCAGCCCGTGCCGCCCGGGGACTTCGAGGGCCTGGCGAGCCTCGCCCACGGCTCGCGCATCCCCATCTGCGCCGACGAGTCCGCCCGCTCCGCGGCGGATGTGCTGCGCCTGGTGCGCGAGCGCGCCGCGCACGGCATCAACCTCAAGACGATGAAGTGCGGCGTGGTGGAGTCCCTGACGATGTGGAACCTGGCCCGCGCCGCCGGCCTGGAGCTGATGATTGGCGGCATGGTGGAGAGCGTGCTCTCCATGAGCCTCTCCGCCCACTTCGCCGCGGGCCTGGGCGGCTTTCACTACGCGGACCTGGACACCCCCCTGTTCATCGCCCAGCACCCCTTCCGGGGCGGCTACCAGCAGGAGGCCTCCCGCGTGAGCATCGCCTCGGCCGCCGCGGGCCATGGGGTGGAGCTGGCCTGA
- a CDS encoding GNAT family N-acetyltransferase, whose product MGAHTGGVEIIRATQPWQVQQARTLVLEYAAALGIHLDFQDFTREMRGFPADYAPPGGCLFLATGDHGPVGCAALRPLAPGLCEMKRLYVRVRHRGQGLGQRLARAILEEARTLRYAAMRLDTLPTMHAAIGLCQGLGFQPLVPALAGPTRRFELKL is encoded by the coding sequence ATGGGGGCGCACACAGGCGGAGTCGAGATCATCCGCGCCACCCAACCGTGGCAGGTGCAGCAGGCCCGGACCCTCGTGCTCGAGTACGCCGCCGCGCTCGGCATCCACCTGGACTTCCAGGACTTCACCCGGGAGATGCGCGGGTTCCCCGCGGACTACGCCCCGCCCGGGGGCTGCCTGTTCCTCGCCACCGGGGACCATGGCCCCGTGGGGTGTGCCGCCCTGCGCCCCCTGGCGCCGGGCCTCTGCGAGATGAAGCGGCTGTACGTGCGCGTCCGGCACCGCGGCCAGGGGCTGGGCCAGCGCCTGGCCCGCGCCATCCTCGAGGAGGCCCGGACCCTGCGCTATGCCGCCATGCGGCTGGACACGCTGCCCACCATGCACGCGGCCATCGGCCTCTGCCAGGGCCTCGGCTTCCAGCCCCTCGTGCCCGCCCTCGCGGGCCCCACGCGCCGCTTCGAGCTGAAGCTCTGA
- a CDS encoding WD40/YVTN/BNR-like repeat-containing protein yields the protein MAETIWEKRGALAEGLRAGAVAASRDGFGLVSAVAEPTAGALQDRMRARRAHVYRATAQGLERVYEGPGWIQALEGHGPLCAALGATLKASGSGSDYHLLVSTDGGRQWGVRGPVPAPSAVQVLAVSAQEFWVLGAYFLGRTLDGGATWEEVELEGERNPHAERLRRTEQGPAVLGKGLMLTRDGGATWSRESAGGARLVDVDGAYVVAAEGLQARLGERRGGEVRWLSALPVGREPLRLTVEGTRVRVLTRNTDPSKGVEPTVHVSEDGGKTWSAQKHELGAHVDIAGPHGLGLDIRGTVYGRLA from the coding sequence GTGGCGGAGACAATCTGGGAGAAGCGGGGAGCGCTGGCGGAGGGGCTGCGGGCAGGGGCCGTGGCCGCCAGCCGGGACGGCTTCGGGCTGGTGAGCGCGGTGGCGGAGCCCACGGCCGGCGCGCTGCAGGACCGCATGAGGGCCCGCCGCGCGCACGTGTACCGGGCCACGGCCCAGGGGCTGGAGCGCGTCTACGAGGGCCCCGGCTGGATTCAGGCGCTGGAGGGCCACGGGCCGCTGTGCGCGGCGCTGGGGGCCACGCTGAAGGCCTCGGGCTCCGGCTCGGACTACCACCTGCTCGTGTCCACGGATGGCGGCCGCCAGTGGGGCGTGCGCGGCCCGGTGCCCGCGCCGAGCGCCGTGCAGGTGCTGGCGGTGAGCGCGCAGGAGTTCTGGGTGCTGGGGGCGTACTTCCTGGGCCGGACGCTGGATGGCGGCGCGACGTGGGAAGAGGTGGAGCTGGAGGGCGAGCGCAACCCCCACGCGGAGCGGCTGCGGCGCACGGAGCAGGGCCCGGCGGTGCTGGGCAAGGGCCTGATGCTCACGCGGGATGGCGGCGCCACGTGGAGCCGGGAGTCCGCGGGCGGGGCGCGGCTGGTGGACGTGGACGGCGCCTACGTGGTGGCGGCCGAGGGCCTCCAGGCGCGGCTGGGCGAGCGGCGGGGCGGGGAGGTGCGCTGGCTGTCGGCGCTGCCCGTGGGCCGGGAGCCGCTGCGGCTGACCGTGGAGGGCACGCGCGTGCGGGTGCTGACGCGCAACACGGACCCCAGCAAGGGCGTGGAGCCCACGGTGCACGTGAGCGAGGACGGCGGCAAGACGTGGTCCGCGCAGAAGCACGAGCTGGGCGCGCACGTGGACATCGCGGGCCCGCACGGGCTGGGCCTGGATATACGGGGCACGGTGTACGGCCGCCTGGCGTGA
- a CDS encoding response regulator: MRRVLVLEDDNDLRSLLCDMLLLSGAESCVSARSFEELGRQRAQVAGCVLALLDVNLGAGRPSGLDAYHWLRENGFTGRTVFLTGHARSHPGLEEARRLADARVMTKPVGAKDVMALVRELDVPSRP; encoded by the coding sequence GTGCGACGGGTGCTGGTGCTCGAGGACGACAACGATCTCAGGTCCCTTCTGTGCGACATGCTGCTGCTCTCCGGCGCGGAGTCCTGCGTGAGCGCGCGCTCCTTCGAGGAGCTGGGCCGGCAGCGCGCGCAGGTGGCCGGGTGCGTGCTGGCGCTGCTGGACGTGAACCTGGGCGCAGGGAGGCCCAGCGGGCTGGACGCCTACCACTGGCTGCGGGAGAACGGCTTCACGGGGCGCACCGTCTTCCTGACGGGCCATGCCCGCTCCCACCCCGGGCTGGAGGAGGCGCGGCGGCTGGCGGACGCGCGCGTCATGACCAAGCCTGTCGGCGCGAAGGACGTGATGGCGCTGGTGAGGGAGCTGGATGTCCCCAGCCGGCCCTAG